The genomic region CGATCCAGGAATAATCCTGATACAAAGCCTTGGAAAAAGCAAAACCCAAACTGGATAGAACGAAAAGGGAAGTGGCCGTATAAAGAAAGGCCATGGATCTTTGGATCAGAATTGCTCGGATTCTTTGGATCTGAAGTTGTTTTTCAAGACTTTCCATTCTTTCCGAAGGAAACGGAAGTTTGCCCGCGAGAACTCCTTCCACTTCCGCTTTGAGAAGATTGACGCGATCGAAAATTCTCCCCAGACGATTGGCCGTGGAAAAAATCAAACTCGCACAGGCCGTGATCATCACGGCGGGAGTGATCATTCCGGTTAGGATTCCTGGATTGGAAAGCGATTCTAAAAACACGAACTCAGGTTTGTTCGGACCCCGATTTTGTCCATTGATTTTGATTCCGTGTAATTCGAGTTAGGCGTTCGTGCTGGTTCGTAACTTCGAATATGTCTTCCTTCCAAAAAAGGAAAAAATGAGAATCGAATTATAGTTTGGACACCATCGGAAATCCTTCGTTTTGAGGGTTATTTTTCAAAAATCGACCTAGATTCGTTCGAAAAAAACTTGATACTCTGGGGGTATTCTAAAAATAAACATGTAAGCATTCGCTTACTATATAAAACCCGATACGTTCCTTTCGAGTTACGCCTGAAAGAAAAACAAAAACGCCGTATTCGGGGGAAATGGTTTATTTCGAACAGAACGGGGTGATTTTTGTTTTCTCTCTTTATACAAAAATTAAACAATTTTAATTCTT from Leptospira kmetyi serovar Malaysia str. Bejo-Iso9 harbors:
- a CDS encoding DUF2721 domain-containing protein — protein: MITPAVMITACASLIFSTANRLGRIFDRVNLLKAEVEGVLAGKLPFPSERMESLEKQLQIQRIRAILIQRSMAFLYTATSLFVLSSLGFAFSKALYQDYSWIATLTALLGGVFLFMASIFLLYESRYNLKFIKGLIDLTEFLGSQIQK